One Drechmeria coniospora strain ARSEF 6962 chromosome 01, whole genome shotgun sequence genomic region harbors:
- a CDS encoding Poly+ RNA export protein, translating to MSGIFGGGAAAPSSTSSLGDLKQDVALSDPPTDGISDLAFSPAANTPDFLAVASWDNKVRIYEIAQNGQSQGRHVYEHSQPVLNCAFSKDGTKVASAGADKNVKVCDLASQRDLTIGSHDQPVRTCRFFDSGSGPMVVSGSWDKTVKYWDLRQQGPAATLQCQERVYSMDVRDNLCVVATADRYINVIDLKNPTKFYKTMQSPLKWQTRVVSCFIDSAGFAIGSIEGRCAIQYVEEKDSSSNFSFKCHREPPSNSVINVHAVNSISFHPVHGTFSTAGSDGTFHFWDKDAKHRLKGYPAVGGSITATTFNKTGSIFAYAISYDWSKGYQHNTQNYPIKVMLHPVQNDECKPRPSMKKR from the exons ATGTCTGGAatcttcggcggcggtgccgcggctccctcgtcgaccagcTCTCTCGGCGACCTCAAACAAGATGTAGCCCTCAGCGATCCCCCGACCGACGGCATCTCCGATCTGGCATTCTCGCCTGCCGCCAACACGCCGGActttctcgccgtcgccagctgGGACAACAAAGTTCGAATCTACGAAATTGCACAGAACGGTCAGAGCCAGGGCCGCCACGTGTACGAGCATAGTCAGCCTGTGCTGAACTGTGCCTTTTCCAAG GACGGCACGAAAgttgcctcggccggcgcggaCAAAAACGTCAAAGTCTGCGACCTCGCCTCACAACGAGATCTCACCATCGGCAGCCACGATCAGCCTGTTCGAACCTGCCGATTCTTCGACAGCGGCAGCGGGCCCATGGTCGTCTCGGGCTCCTGGGACAAGACGGTCAAGTACTGGGACCTCCGACAGCAAGGGCCTGCCGCCACTCTGCAGTGCCAGGAGCGCGTCTATAGTATGGATGTGCGTGACAACctctgcgtcgtcgccacggcGGACCGGTACATCAACGTCATCGATCTCAAGAACCCGACCAAGTTTTACAAGACGATGCAAAGCCCGCTCAAGTGGCAAACGAGGGTGGTCAGCTGTTTCATCGATTCAGCAGGCTTCGCCATCGGCAGCATCGAGGGACGCTGCGCCATTCAGTACGTCGAGGAAAAGGACTCGAG CTCCAACTTCTCCTTCAAATGCCACCGCGAACCCCCGTCCAACAGCGTCATCAATGTGCACGCCGTCAACTCCATCTCGTTCCACCCGGTCCACGGAACCTTCAGCACCGCAGGCTCCGATGGAACTTTTCACTTCTGGGACAAGGATGCCAAGCACCGTCTCAAAGGCTATCCCGCCGTTGGCGGCAGCatcacggcgacgacgttcAACAAGACCGGCAGCATATTCGCGTACGCCATTAGCTATGACTGGAGCAAAGGGTACCAGCACAACACCCAGAACTATCCGATCAAGGTCATGCTGCACCCTGTCCAGAATGACGAGTGTAAGCCGCGGCCATCGATGAAGAAGCGATAA
- a CDS encoding fmHP, whose protein sequence is MAGSTTEATAQSTAGTDQTTATARGSRGPPKPIDIDKTKPQDFDGQVSTTNGLPSAETLREVDDYVVLDRDGKTRTFESLYNGRNAARRVLVIFVRHFFCGNCQEYLRSLSESVTVESLLRLPVSTCIVVIGCGDPALIDMYVEATNCPFLIYTDPTRSLFDKFGMIKTLSLGPKPAYMKKSITKGIFDSIGQALRHVPDGLALKSGDQRQVGGEFLFEPLDIVTPITTPREEGHKRIASLDDPGGHDRLDEGPIEVKRVSWCHRMTTTRDHAEIPELMEILGLDSQEHPIKDKDRWTKALEVRKGTGTTMANQMSQVSSAQEEQSISS, encoded by the exons ATGGCGGGATCCACGACAGAGGCGACTGCCCAGTCGACAGCAGGAACGGACCAGACGACGGCCACTGCCAGGGGCTCGCGCGGGCCGCCCAAACCCATCGATATTGACAAGACGAAGCCGCAAGATTTTGACGGACAAGTGTCGACAACAAACgggttgccgtcggcggagacGTTGCGGGAGGTTGACGACTACGTCGTCCTGGACCGAGATGGAAAGACGCGCACATTCGAGAGCCTGTACAACGGGCGAAATGCCGCACGCCGAGTCCTCGTCATCTTTGTGCGCCACTTTTTCTGCGGA AATTGCCAAGAGTACCTGCGGTCTCTGTCCGAGTCGGTCACGGTAGAGTCTCTGCTGCGGCTTCCGGTCAGCAcctgcatcgtcgtcatcggctgCGGAGACCCTGCGCTGATCGACATGTATGTCGAGGCAACCAACTGCCCGTTCCTCATATACACCGACCCGACGCGATCACTGTTCGACAAGTTCGGCATGATCAAGACGTTGAGCCTAGGGCCCAAGCCGGCGTACATGAAAAAGAGCATTACAAAGGGGATTTTCGACAGCATCGGACAGGCGCTGCGGCACGTGCCCGATGGTTTGGCGCTCAAGTCGGGTGACCAGCggcaggtcggcggcgagttTCTCTTCGAACCGCTCGACATCGTCACACCCATCACGACGCCACGCGAGGAGGGACACAAGCGGATCGCATCGCTGGACGACCCCGGCGGCCACGACAGGCTGGACGAGGGTCCCATCGAAGTCAAGCGGGTGTCGTGGTGCCAccggatgacgacgacgcgtgATCACGCCGAGATACCCGAGCTCATGGAGATTCTCGGACTCGACAGCCAAGAGCATCCGATCAAAGACAAGGACCGCTGGACCAAGGCGCTGGAGGTGCGCAAGGGCACAGGGACGACCATGGCGAACCAGATGAGCCAGGTCAGCTCTGCTCAGGAGGAGCAATCGATATCGTCATGA
- a CDS encoding putative methionyl aminopeptidase, with product MAAQVPTEALKELKVAQVDAKANGQGAKPTPTAAEDDHGDDSDDDAEDNAAADGAPGAAKKKKKRKPKKKKKAATAQSEPPRVRVSQLFPNQSYPKGKEVEYKDENGYRTTNEEKRHLDNMNADFLADYREAAEIHRQVRQYAKKTIRPGQTLTEIAEMIEDGVRALTGHDGLAEGDAMKAGMGFPCGLSLNHCAAHYTPNAGNKMVLSHEDVMKVDFGVHVNGRIVDSAFTVAFDSKYDNLLQAVQEATNAGIREAGIDARVGEIGGIIQETMESFEVEIDGTMHPVKSIRNLTGHNILPYSIHGTKAVPIVKSNDQTKMEEGDVFAIETFGSTGNGYVRDEGEVSHYAKNTEVQHVDLRLSSAKSLLSVINKNFGTLPFCRRYLDRIGQEKYLLGLNSLVNNGIVEAYPPLCDKKGSYTAQFEHTILIRPTVKEVISRGDDY from the exons ATGGCAGCTCAAGTCCCCACGGAGGCGCTCAAGGAGCTCAAGG TGGCTCAAGTCGACGCCAAGGCGAACGGCCAAGGCGCGAAGCcgaccccgacggcggccgaggacgatcacggcgacgactccgacgacgacgccgaggacaacgccgcggccgacggtgctcccggggcggcgaagaagaagaagaagagaaagccgaagaagaagaagaaggctgCGACGGCCCAGTCGGAGCCGCCCCGGGTAAGGGTCAGCCAGCTCTTCCCGAACCAGAGCTACCCGAAGGGCAAGGAAGTCGAGTACAAGGACGAGAATGGGTACCGAACGACCAACGAGGAGAAGCGACACCTCGACAACATGAACGCCGACTTCCTCGCCGACTACCGtgaggcggccgagatccACCGCCAGGTCCGACAGTACGCGAAGAAGACGATCAGGCCGGGCCAGACGCTCACCGAGATCGCCGAGATgatcgaggacggcgtccGGGCGCTCACGGGACACGACGgcctggccgagggcgacgccaTGAAGGCCGGCATGGGCTTCCCCTGCGGCCTGAGCCTGAACCACTGCGCGGCCCACTACACGCCCAACGCCGGCAACAAGATGGTGCTGTCGCACGAGGACGTGATGAAGGTCGACTTTGGCGTCCACGTCAacggccgcatcgtcgactcGGCCTTCACCGTCGCCTTCGACAGCAAGTACGACAACCTTCTCCAGGCCGTCCAGGAGGCAACCAACGCGGGCATCcgcgaggccggcatcgacgcccgcgtcggcgagatcggcggcatcatccaGGAGACGATGGAGAGCTTCGAGGTCGAGATTGACGGGACGATGCATCCCGTCAAGAGCATCCGCAACCTCACGGGTCACAACATCCTGCCGTACAGCATCCACGGCACCAAAGCCGTGCCCATCGTGAAGAGCAACGACCAGACCAAGatggaggagggcgacgtcTTCGCCATCGAGACCTTTGGCAGCACCGGCAACGGCTACGTccgggacgagggcgaggtctCCCACTACGCCAAGAACACCGAGGTCCAGCACGTGGACCTGCGCCTGAGCTCGGCCAAGTCGCTCCTGAGCGTCATCAACAAGAACTTTGGCACCCTGCCGTTCTGCCGACGATACCTGGATCGCATCGGGCAGGAAAAGTACCTCTTGGGC CTGAACAGCCTCGTGAACAATGGCATTGTCGAGGCGTACCCGCCCTTGTGTGACAAGAAGGGCTCCTACACGGCCCAATTCGAGCAC ACTATCCTGATCCGACCGACGGTGAAGGAGGTCATCAGCCGCGGTGACGACTACTAG
- a CDS encoding putative protein involved in intramitochondrial protein sorting has product MIPSALVANAVATVARPPVPEGLGTEACTFASRTLDLVRLELDKTIPPRTCWWKRRIHNNSLQGTTARFRTVSNTTAFLDTPLDSPLDTPLDIDANTSLSSTGWWPQTLAIMKVFSNTFTYDYSWEEVSSANWRKYGPWNNKSEHVIAVDTLSQSLDAETGILRTERLITCKQSAPEWIKTILGNHDVSHVYEASYVDPNAKTVTMVSQNLTLSNLVIVQEEVVYQPHGHHQTQFIQCARVTALCGGWQRIKNRIEDTLVSRFKENAVKGREGFERVLEMSRKVFAEERARQQIGQVL; this is encoded by the exons ATGATACCGTCGGCTCTCGTCGCGAATGCCGTAGCAACAGTCGCTCGCCCGCCCGTTCCTGAGGGCCTTGGAACTGAAGCCTGCACCTTTGCATCTCGGACCTTGGACCTCGTTCGCCTCGAACTTGATAAG ACGATTCCGCCGCGCACCTGCTGGTGGAAGAGACGCATCCACAATAATAGCTTGCaagggacgacggcgcgctTCCGGACAGTGAGCAACACGACAGCTTTTCTCGACACCCCCCTCGACTCACCCCTCGACACACCTCTCGACATCGACGCCAACACCTCCCTCTCTTCCACCGGCTGGTGGCCTCAAACTCTGGCCATCATGAAGGTCTTCTCCAATACTTTCACGTACGACTACTCCTGGGAGGAGGTCTCGTCTGCCAACTGGCGCAAATATGGCCCCTGGAATAACAAGTCGGAGcacgtcatcgccgtcgataCTCTCTCGCAGTCCCTCGATGCCGAGACGGGTATCCTGAGGACGGAGCGGCTCATCACCTGCAAGCAGTCGGCGCCCGAGTGGATAAAGACCATCTTGGGGAACCACGACGTCAGCCACGTGTACGAGGCAAGCTACGTCGACCCCAACGCCAAGACGGTCACCATGGTCAGCCAGAACCTGACTTTGAGCAATCTCGTCATCGTGCAGGAGGAGGTCGTCTACCAACCCCACGGCCACCACCAGACCCAGTTCATCCAGTGCGCCCGCGTCACGGCTCTGTGCGGCGGCTGGCAGCGCATCAAGAACCGCATCGAAGATACCCTCGTCAGCCGCTTTAAGGAGAACGCCGTCAAGGGTCGCGAGGGTTTCGAGCGCGTCCTGGAGATGAGCCGCAAGGTCTTTGCCGAGGAGCGCGCCCGCCAGCAGATCGGCCAGGTTCTGTAG
- a CDS encoding putative DIP5-glutamate and aspartate permease: MDADGIHARHGHGHAHGNDAEKGSFQHKDAYDTSDIRGLETSEDTSLHRGLKARHITMIAIGGALGTGLIIGTGKALAQAGPGSLFISYTFVGSLVFIIMAGLGEMAAWMPLSAGFTGYASRYCHPSLGFALGWTYWFKYIIVTPNQLTAASLVIQYWVPRDKVNPGVFVAIFLVAIFCINYFGGIKFFGEFEFWLSSFKVVVVVGIILFALIIAAGGGPNGDAPGFRYWSNPGAFAELYATGPLGRFIGFWSVMVNATFAYLGTELVGVTAAEAQNPRRSIPKAIKLTFFRILFFYCLSVLLVGMIVPYNSPDLAFANKKDTSANASPFVVAATLAGVKVLPHILNACIIIFVFSAANSDLYIASRTLYGLASDRAAPAIFRRTDKRGVPYPALIVCTAIACLAFMVVSNDSKKVFGYFVNLTTIFGILTWISLLVTYIHFLKGRRAQNIPDSAMPYVAPQGLIGTYVALFFCCLIALTKNFNVFIHHGDVEFDYKEFLTGYLGIPIYLALIFGHMLVTKSRGIAPHQVDFFTGKDIIDHEEAVFVEQKAAKDAAATGWSKFYNRYVSWLF; this comes from the exons ATGGACGCTGATGGCATCCACGCCCGTCATGGGCACGGCCACGCCCACGGCAACGATGCCGAGAAGGGCAGCTTCCAGCACAAGGACGCCTACGACACGTCGGATATCCGCGGCCTCGAGACGTCGGAGGATACGTCGTTGCACCGCGGTCTCAAGGCTCGTCACATCACCATGATTGCCATCGGTGGCGCCCTCGGCACCGGTCTCatcatcggcaccggcaaggCCCTCGCCCAGGCCGGCCCCGGCTCGCTCTTCATCTCGTACACCTTCGTCGGTTCCCTCGTCTTCATCATCATGGCCGGTCTCGGTGAGATGGCTGCCTGGATGCCCCTCAGCGCCGGCTTCACCGGTTACGCCTCTCGATACTGCCACCCCTCTCTCGGATTTGCCCTCGGATGGAC TTATTGGTTCAAGTACATAATAGTCACGCCAAACCAGCTTACTGCCGCCTCTCTCGTCATCCAGTATTGGGTCCCCCGCGATAAAGTCAATCCGGGTGTCTTCGTCGccatcttcctcgtcgccatctttTGCATCAACTACTTTGGTGGCATCAAGTTCTTCGGCGAGTTTGAGTTCTGGCTGTCGTCCttcaaggtcgtcgtcgtcgtcggcatcatcctcttcgccctcatcatcgccgccggcggtggtCCCAACGGTGACGCCCCTGGCTTCCGCTACTGGAGCAACCCGGGCGCCTTCGCCGAGCTCTACGCCACCGGTCCCCTCGGCAGGTTCATCGGTTTCTGGTCCGTCATGGTCAACGCCACCTTTGCCTACCTCGGTACCGAGCTGGTCGGTGtcacggccgccgaggcccagAACCCGCGCCGGTCCATCCCCAAGGCCATCAAGCTCACCTTCTTCCGCATCCTCTTCTTCTACTGCCTCAGCGTCCTTCTCGTCGGCATGATCGTCCCCTACAACTCGCCCGATCTCGCCTTCGCCAACAAGAAGGACACGTCGGCCAACGCGTCGCCCTTCGTCGTTGCCGCcaccctcgccggcgtcaaggTCCTGCCCCACATCCTCAACGCCTGCATCATCATCTtcgtcttctccgccgccaACTCGGACTTGTACATTGCCAGCCGTACACTCTACGGTCTTGCCAGCGACCGCGCCGCCCCGGCCATCTTCCGCCGCACCGACAAGCGCGGTGTTCCCTACCCGGCCCTCATCGTCTGCACCGCCATTGCCTGCCTCGCCTTCATGGTGGTGTCCAACGACTCGAAGAAGGTGTTCGGCTACTTCGTCAACCTGACGACCATCTTCGGCATCCTCACCTGGatctccctcctcgtcaccTACATCCACTTCCTCAAGGGACGCCGGGCCCAGAACATCCCCGACAGCGCCATGCCCTACGTCGCCCCCCAGGGCCTCATCGGCACCTACGTCGCCCTCTTCTTCTGCTGCCTCATTGCCCTGACCAAGAACTTCAACGTCTTCATCCACCACGGCGACGTTGAGTTCGACTACAAGGAGTTCCTCACGGGCTACCTCGGCATCCCCATCTACCTCGCCCTCATCTTCGGCCACATGCTGGTCACCAAGAGCCGCGGCATCGCGCCCCACCAGGTCGACTTCTTCACCGGCAAGGACATCATCGACCACGAGGaggccgtcttcgtcgagcAGAAGGCAGCCAAGGACGCGGCCGCCACGGGCTGGAGCAAGTTTTACAACCGCTACGTCTCTTGGTTGTTTTAG